One stretch of Pararhizobium qamdonense DNA includes these proteins:
- a CDS encoding HK97 family phage prohead protease: MDHLPLAAYENREAQTRDTLDFDIRFSADDAGTFTGHAAVFGERNSFNEIVKPGAFVRTLSEHQARDIRPPMLWSHRTDEIIGVWTDIREDATGLSVTGKLVTETAKGREAHALLKAGALSGLSIGFRARTQERGANGLRILTDIELVEISLVALPSAGNARIKQVRSMSDVSAFTRAVSRTIETLRKD; encoded by the coding sequence TTGGACCACCTGCCATTAGCTGCATACGAAAACCGCGAAGCGCAGACCCGCGACACGCTGGACTTCGATATTCGTTTCTCTGCGGACGACGCAGGAACGTTCACGGGCCACGCCGCCGTTTTCGGTGAGCGCAATAGCTTCAACGAGATCGTGAAACCGGGTGCTTTCGTCCGCACCCTGTCCGAACATCAGGCCCGCGACATTCGCCCCCCTATGCTATGGTCTCATCGGACAGACGAAATCATTGGCGTATGGACCGACATCCGGGAAGACGCCACCGGACTGTCTGTCACCGGTAAGCTGGTCACGGAAACGGCCAAGGGCCGGGAAGCCCACGCCCTGCTGAAGGCCGGTGCGCTTAGCGGTCTCAGCATCGGTTTCCGTGCCCGCACACAGGAACGTGGGGCGAACGGTCTCCGCATTCTCACCGATATCGAATTGGTCGAAATCTCCCTCGTGGCCCTGCCGAGCGCAGGCAACGCCCGCATCAAACAGGTGCGGTCCATGAGCGATGTTTCGGCCTTCACCCGCGCAGTGTCGCGCACCATCGAAACGCTTCGAAAGGATTGA
- a CDS encoding GIY-YIG nuclease family protein, giving the protein MDWSEFTAVADMKVTGDGNGIHVSITDVVSAQLTETVYVWLDGSGNALRIGTSKPKVSKRLLQYNRYINKALAGLGGGTPLWEANAWLDLVREQTLTAVVHQPPEIATVAGMVRPHLDIERLLIQQLNPRLNRSRR; this is encoded by the coding sequence GTGGATTGGTCTGAGTTCACGGCGGTTGCTGACATGAAGGTCACGGGAGACGGTAACGGCATCCATGTCTCCATAACGGACGTGGTTTCCGCACAACTGACTGAGACCGTTTACGTCTGGCTGGATGGCAGCGGAAATGCCTTGCGCATCGGGACGTCCAAGCCAAAGGTCAGCAAACGCCTGCTCCAATATAATCGCTACATCAACAAGGCGCTGGCTGGCCTTGGGGGCGGAACCCCTCTTTGGGAAGCAAATGCTTGGCTTGATCTTGTCAGAGAACAAACCCTGACAGCGGTGGTACATCAACCGCCAGAGATTGCCACCGTTGCAGGCATGGTTCGTCCGCATCTGGATATCGAGCGTCTGCTTATCCAGCAGTTGAACCCCCGCTTGAACCGTAGCCGTCGTTAA
- a CDS encoding phage terminase small subunit P27 family, whose translation MAHRGVKPALKEIAGCLEAVPAMPSHLPLSMRQEWIVLATDLTNRKMITSATLGTLETYVRSLWLAREAQKAIEEHGLIVKTEKGSTKANPATTTLNESQTTIARLASELGLTPASRSRSGMGGDTPKPDNDDALGL comes from the coding sequence ATGGCGCATCGTGGTGTAAAACCGGCTCTGAAGGAAATCGCCGGGTGTCTGGAGGCGGTGCCTGCGATGCCGTCGCACTTGCCGTTGAGCATGCGCCAAGAATGGATCGTCTTGGCAACCGACCTCACAAATCGGAAGATGATCACCTCCGCGACCCTGGGTACGCTGGAAACCTATGTCCGATCCCTCTGGCTTGCTCGTGAAGCGCAAAAGGCAATTGAGGAACATGGCCTTATCGTGAAGACCGAAAAAGGATCAACGAAAGCCAACCCAGCCACCACCACGTTGAACGAAAGTCAGACGACCATTGCACGGCTTGCATCCGAGCTGGGACTGACACCGGCATCCCGCTCCCGTTCCGGCATGGGTGGAGATACACCCAAGCCTGACAACGATGATGCGCTAGGGCTGTAA
- a CDS encoding helix-turn-helix domain-containing protein, with amino-acid sequence MSSDWQKLVRDLQIEQGISERKLAVLARLNRTTLRRFLTRKGSMELERIERLLSVFGYELDAVMVGEPYTASVKSIAVSDPAPTPTPPKFKLIRPAGMSKWERF; translated from the coding sequence ATGAGCAGCGATTGGCAGAAACTTGTCCGTGATCTTCAGATCGAGCAAGGCATCTCGGAACGGAAGCTTGCCGTCCTCGCCAGACTAAATCGTACGACGCTCCGGCGGTTCTTGACGCGTAAGGGGAGCATGGAACTCGAACGGATTGAGCGGCTTCTGTCCGTTTTCGGCTATGAACTCGATGCTGTGATGGTTGGCGAACCATATACAGCCAGTGTGAAATCGATTGCTGTGTCCGACCCGGCACCCACACCCACGCCACCAAAATTCAAGCTCATTCGACCTGCTGGGATGAGCAAGTGGGAGCGCTTCTGA
- a CDS encoding terminase large subunit → MGAIKIIKKAAVPKPKTTYPAWAFDNSPIADPLGYGERAVKFLRALKHPKNPLPGNPFQLDKWQERIVRAIYGPRNADGTRVVKTVVMLLPRGNRKTSLAAALALLHTFGPERVPGGEVLSAASDRSQAKIAFEEAVAVIRIMPKIDDIARITDHKHRIKNSRHNSFYACVSSDAASAHGHTPVFALIDEIHAWKKRDLWDAIKSGMSKTPGSLMIIATTAGRGQENLAFEQIEYARKVAKGEIHDPATLPILLETPNDADWQDETVWHRANPGLAHGYPDIEGLRQLAREAAERPGDKLAFQQFHLNMWQDHSEAAFVEMSTYDQGKEPFDLADLKGKPCWLGVDLSSTSDLTAVVAAWRDGDDGYVVRPWFFCPKDNLDRRTQQSGYPYNQWAEDEVLTPTPGNVVDIRAVENHIRDLCEQFEVREIAFDPHYARITMANLVEDGYPCVEFRQGWMTMGPAIQILEKALLSGKFQHGGHPILRWNFDNVVIHDDGKGNKSFHKGKARDKIDGAVATAMAVARAATGEDTRSIYDTDDRPEGLLIF, encoded by the coding sequence ATGGGCGCGATCAAGATAATCAAGAAAGCGGCGGTGCCGAAGCCTAAGACCACCTATCCGGCGTGGGCATTCGACAACAGCCCGATTGCGGACCCGCTTGGCTATGGCGAACGGGCCGTGAAATTTCTCCGCGCCTTGAAGCATCCGAAAAACCCCTTGCCGGGAAATCCTTTCCAGCTCGACAAATGGCAGGAGCGCATCGTCCGCGCCATCTATGGACCGCGCAACGCCGATGGCACCCGTGTGGTTAAGACCGTTGTCATGTTGCTGCCACGGGGAAACCGGAAGACATCGCTCGCCGCCGCGTTGGCGCTGCTCCACACATTCGGGCCGGAACGCGTCCCCGGAGGCGAAGTCCTGTCCGCTGCGTCCGACAGATCGCAGGCCAAGATTGCGTTTGAGGAAGCCGTTGCCGTCATCAGGATCATGCCGAAGATCGATGACATCGCCCGGATCACCGACCACAAGCACCGTATCAAGAACTCGCGGCACAACAGCTTTTACGCCTGCGTATCCAGCGATGCCGCCAGCGCCCATGGCCACACCCCTGTCTTTGCTCTCATTGATGAAATCCACGCATGGAAAAAGCGTGATCTCTGGGACGCGATCAAATCCGGGATGAGCAAGACCCCTGGCTCTCTGATGATCATTGCCACGACGGCGGGGCGGGGGCAGGAAAATCTGGCGTTCGAACAGATCGAATATGCCCGCAAGGTTGCCAAGGGCGAAATTCACGATCCGGCAACGCTGCCGATCTTGCTCGAAACTCCGAATGATGCGGACTGGCAGGATGAAACAGTATGGCACCGGGCAAACCCTGGCCTCGCTCATGGCTATCCAGACATCGAAGGGCTTCGCCAACTTGCCCGTGAAGCTGCCGAGCGTCCCGGCGACAAGCTCGCATTTCAGCAATTCCACCTCAATATGTGGCAGGATCATTCCGAAGCCGCCTTTGTCGAAATGTCCACCTACGATCAGGGGAAAGAGCCTTTCGACCTTGCGGACCTGAAGGGAAAACCGTGCTGGCTGGGCGTCGATCTGTCGTCTACGTCCGACCTCACCGCCGTGGTCGCTGCATGGCGGGACGGTGACGATGGCTATGTTGTCCGCCCGTGGTTCTTTTGCCCGAAAGACAACCTCGACAGGCGCACCCAGCAGAGCGGATATCCCTATAATCAATGGGCCGAAGACGAGGTTCTGACCCCCACACCCGGCAACGTGGTCGATATCCGCGCAGTCGAAAACCATATCCGCGACCTCTGCGAACAGTTCGAGGTCCGGGAAATTGCCTTCGATCCGCATTACGCCCGCATCACGATGGCCAACCTTGTGGAGGATGGTTACCCCTGCGTGGAGTTCCGGCAAGGCTGGATGACCATGGGACCGGCAATCCAGATACTTGAGAAGGCCCTTTTATCGGGAAAATTCCAGCATGGCGGTCACCCGATCCTGCGATGGAATTTCGACAACGTGGTGATCCACGATGACGGCAAGGGCAACAAATCTTTCCACAAGGGCAAGGCCCGCGACAAGATCGATGGAGCCGTTGCCACAGCCATGGCCGTGGCCCGCGCAGCAACCGGCGAAGATACCCGCTCAATTTATGACACCGATGATCGGCCGGAAGGCCTTCTGATCTTCTGA
- a CDS encoding gene transfer agent family protein, with product MNELPVHRQFLGDAEYGFRLSPELILELERKTGTGIGSISKRFFAGEFGFLELTETIRLGLIGGGTDPQEAAALVTTYSARMSVTDLYTVALPVMDALMFGMRAKPKGRKVPK from the coding sequence ATGAATGAGCTTCCCGTCCATCGCCAGTTTTTAGGAGATGCCGAATACGGTTTCCGGCTGAGCCCTGAACTGATCCTCGAACTCGAACGCAAGACTGGCACGGGTATCGGGTCGATATCCAAACGGTTCTTTGCCGGTGAATTTGGTTTCCTCGAACTCACCGAAACCATCCGCCTTGGCCTCATCGGTGGCGGGACCGATCCGCAGGAAGCTGCTGCGCTGGTCACCACTTACTCCGCCCGCATGTCGGTAACCGATCTCTACACCGTCGCCCTGCCTGTCATGGACGCGCTGATGTTCGGCATGCGCGCAAAGCCGAAAGGCCGGAAGGTGCCGAAATGA
- a CDS encoding phage head closure protein — MRAGKLDKTITIDRAATTVDEYGAPTEGWTTITTVRAQLIQSTTEEFIQSFGSSSKVAVIFRIRHRDGIAVSDRLTHSGQAYDLKEIKELGRRDGLDLRCTAQGTGN; from the coding sequence ATGCGTGCCGGGAAACTCGACAAGACCATCACCATCGACCGCGCCGCCACCACCGTGGACGAGTACGGAGCCCCGACAGAGGGATGGACGACCATCACCACAGTTCGAGCGCAGTTGATCCAATCCACCACCGAAGAGTTCATTCAGAGCTTTGGCTCGTCGTCGAAAGTGGCTGTAATATTTCGCATTCGTCATCGTGATGGCATCGCTGTTTCCGACCGCCTGACCCATTCGGGGCAAGCATACGACCTGAAGGAAATCAAAGAGCTTGGGAGACGTGATGGGCTCGACCTGCGTTGCACCGCTCAAGGAACGGGGAACTGA
- a CDS encoding HK97-gp10 family putative phage morphogenesis protein, whose amino-acid sequence MSAQTDRLSRRLKAIPVAVKKAVVPALEGAGAELVGAMRNLAPEDTGDLKYSIKYTMPGDSTPPYSQPGGSTVAAENQLLVTAGNDDVRYPHLVEYGTKDAEAQPYFWPAYRLKKKRLSNRIKRAIRKAVKEAR is encoded by the coding sequence TTGAGCGCTCAGACAGACCGTCTATCCCGTCGATTGAAGGCCATCCCGGTGGCCGTGAAGAAAGCAGTTGTTCCAGCGCTCGAAGGTGCAGGGGCAGAGCTTGTCGGTGCGATGCGAAACCTCGCTCCCGAGGATACCGGGGACCTGAAATATTCGATCAAATACACGATGCCGGGGGACAGTACCCCGCCATACAGCCAGCCGGGAGGCTCTACCGTTGCCGCCGAAAATCAGTTGCTCGTTACGGCTGGCAACGACGATGTCCGTTATCCGCACCTTGTCGAGTACGGCACGAAAGACGCCGAAGCGCAGCCATATTTCTGGCCCGCGTATCGCCTGAAGAAAAAACGTCTGTCCAACCGGATCAAACGCGCCATCCGCAAAGCAGTGAAGGAAGCACGATGA
- a CDS encoding phage tail tube protein yields MGITTTAKTKVSIGTTAAFATAVAYAGDTWTPIANISDVGEAGSEAEVVIGKFVDQDYVRKLKGSRDNGTMELTVARDSADAGYAALIAAEATSFGYNFSVELNDKPAAGASPKNSKFYFNALVASKKNNFGDADNIVSTVFSLAISGAIIEVLASAT; encoded by the coding sequence ATGGGTATTACAACCACAGCCAAGACAAAGGTCTCCATCGGCACCACCGCCGCATTCGCTACAGCCGTCGCATATGCCGGTGATACATGGACCCCGATTGCCAATATCTCCGATGTCGGTGAGGCTGGATCAGAAGCCGAGGTAGTTATCGGCAAGTTCGTGGACCAAGACTATGTTCGCAAGCTCAAGGGCTCCCGCGACAACGGCACCATGGAACTCACCGTCGCCCGTGATAGCGCCGACGCGGGCTATGCGGCTCTGATCGCCGCTGAGGCCACCAGTTTCGGCTACAATTTTTCCGTGGAGCTGAACGACAAGCCCGCTGCCGGTGCCAGCCCGAAGAACAGCAAGTTCTACTTCAACGCCTTGGTGGCATCGAAGAAGAACAACTTCGGTGACGCGGACAACATTGTCAGCACGGTTTTCAGCCTCGCCATCTCCGGCGCGATCATCGAAGTCCTGGCGTCTGCCACCTGA
- a CDS encoding DUF3168 domain-containing protein, which produces MEPSLELQKAIRSRLVASSAVIGLVPAANIVDRNGLPAVFPCILIGEGQTVGTGAVARNRHEVFTDLHVWAKETGLVTSKQIVGTIRAALADTVWPVVGLHVADLHVASTRFLRDPGGLYSHAVVSLEAIVLEVA; this is translated from the coding sequence ATGGAGCCATCCCTCGAACTCCAGAAGGCTATCCGCTCCCGGCTTGTCGCGTCATCCGCCGTTATCGGCCTCGTACCCGCTGCCAACATCGTGGACCGCAACGGCTTGCCTGCCGTGTTCCCGTGCATCCTCATCGGTGAGGGGCAGACCGTGGGAACCGGTGCCGTCGCCCGCAACCGTCATGAGGTCTTCACCGACCTGCATGTATGGGCCAAGGAAACCGGCCTTGTCACGTCGAAGCAGATCGTCGGCACCATTCGCGCCGCCCTGGCTGACACGGTTTGGCCTGTTGTGGGGCTCCATGTTGCCGATCTGCATGTTGCATCCACCCGTTTCCTCCGTGACCCCGGTGGCCTCTACTCGCATGCCGTCGTCAGCCTTGAGGCCATTGTGTTGGAGGTGGCGTGA
- a CDS encoding phage major capsid protein has product MTKHMKIETRSAAPLETREDDPLAAATQAVNELRTAAEERHTAHQTEVRTLTERLAGLETRLNRPGTQQEQTSEASEEQRAFGSYLRRGEQGLSDVERRALTVGADATAGFLAPPEFGNRIIEALTMYSPVRQYANVVQVGGREIRYPRKVSGTSFQWVSETGNRPETQPSFDQVTLTPWELAGFTEVSRQLLEDSVFDVEAFIRNCFAIDIAQKEGAAFVAGDGVGKPTGILAATGIAEVVSGNAATLGTAPGDLLIDVTTKLGTPNAANGTWMMNGKTLGVVRKLKDTQGNYLWAPGLTNGAPNTILGRPIIEAPDMPDIGAGAFPIIFGNFREGYTITDRVDMSVLVDPFTRATNGIVRFHGRKRVGGDVTDPSRFVKVKVATA; this is encoded by the coding sequence ATGACGAAGCATATGAAGATCGAGACCCGCAGCGCGGCACCCCTCGAAACACGTGAAGATGATCCGCTTGCCGCAGCAACGCAGGCCGTCAACGAACTCCGCACCGCTGCCGAAGAACGCCATACGGCTCATCAGACGGAAGTCCGCACTTTGACGGAACGCCTTGCCGGTCTGGAAACGCGTCTGAACCGTCCTGGCACTCAGCAGGAACAGACCAGCGAAGCATCGGAAGAGCAGCGAGCCTTCGGTTCTTATCTTCGCCGTGGCGAACAGGGCCTGTCTGATGTAGAGCGCCGCGCTCTTACAGTTGGTGCAGATGCGACAGCCGGTTTCCTCGCTCCGCCTGAGTTCGGTAACAGGATCATCGAAGCTCTCACGATGTATTCGCCCGTTCGGCAGTACGCCAATGTTGTGCAAGTTGGTGGGCGCGAAATCCGCTATCCCCGCAAGGTTTCGGGTACGAGCTTCCAGTGGGTCAGCGAAACGGGCAACCGCCCCGAAACACAGCCGAGCTTCGATCAGGTCACGCTAACACCGTGGGAACTGGCTGGCTTTACCGAAGTGTCGCGCCAACTTCTGGAAGACAGCGTTTTCGACGTTGAAGCGTTCATCCGCAATTGCTTCGCCATCGATATCGCTCAGAAAGAAGGGGCTGCATTCGTGGCCGGTGACGGCGTAGGGAAGCCTACGGGTATTCTCGCGGCAACCGGCATCGCAGAAGTCGTTTCCGGCAACGCTGCCACACTTGGCACCGCACCCGGTGATCTTCTCATCGACGTGACTACGAAGCTGGGTACACCCAACGCTGCGAACGGCACGTGGATGATGAATGGCAAGACGCTTGGCGTCGTGCGCAAACTCAAGGATACCCAAGGCAACTATCTTTGGGCACCGGGGCTCACCAACGGCGCGCCGAATACCATTCTCGGACGGCCGATCATCGAAGCGCCAGACATGCCAGACATCGGCGCTGGAGCATTTCCGATCATCTTCGGCAATTTCCGCGAAGGCTACACCATCACCGACCGCGTGGACATGTCCGTCCTCGTAGACCCCTTCACCCGTGCCACGAATGGCATCGTCCGCTTCCACGGCCGCAAGCGTGTGGGCGGTGACGTGACCGACCCGAGCCGCTTTGTGAAGGTCAAGGTCGCCACGGCCTAA
- a CDS encoding head-tail connector protein: protein MSVITVEDVKRHLNVVGTDDDLLIADKIAAAEAFIGRWTLTPLAAMTEVPADLKEAVRLLTGHFYENREASIVGVSAEEIPFGLWDLINPHREYSF, encoded by the coding sequence ATGAGCGTGATCACCGTAGAAGACGTAAAGCGGCACCTGAACGTCGTCGGCACCGATGATGACCTGTTGATTGCCGACAAGATCGCAGCGGCTGAGGCCTTCATCGGCCGTTGGACCCTGACCCCGCTTGCCGCGATGACGGAAGTCCCGGCCGACCTGAAAGAGGCGGTGCGCCTCCTAACCGGTCACTTCTACGAGAACCGGGAGGCCTCCATCGTCGGGGTAAGCGCTGAGGAAATCCCGTTTGGTCTTTGGGACCTGATCAATCCGCATCGGGAGTACAGCTTTTGA
- a CDS encoding lysozyme family protein, producing the protein MAALKGGIAGLVTGFSVAALSGIVSSAREIAKGVASIGDEARRAGLSTKAFQELKFVAEQNRVGVDALVDGFKELSLRADEFYVTGQGSGADAFKRLGFSAADLKRKLQDPSALFSEIIGKMGQLNKAAQIRVADEIFGGTGGEKFVQLISQGEEGIRRTVAQANELGLVLDDEVIERANEIDRKFNAIAGTVGTALKKAVVDVVGAMDDWLDRMNRLEEQTDRNIQSQLVGTYDKLREAKKLLEDLQTDKIAFPEDAAVDLNIDKQKQLIEDLTSEALKLRDILDRRSGYSENFIYKTGEDAKTAKPPVDTLNTSLDNSGTSAANGATGINSYADAIRALKNEVPELAKSLADLDAQTKINGAYRAALGKATTVQEVLEANALRDQATKAVKGRGAAEAANKGFLDLIGYAEGTDKGRGYNETLARGAFTGGDRNLVMMTLDQIDAMQTAMLRHPGNKYNSSAVGRYQIVQKTMRGLRGTMGLSGSDMFSPDIQDRMAQQLMRGRGNDPAGLRNEWEGLRNVDEQTIRGAYDGSSVSMPSIDPGIAQKNEALKDQATAYQDIITQSRAFVSEQTTEQQALGMSAVAASKLRYEQQMLNEAQRAGIALTPQQRSEISQLAQGMAEAEQATQRFAMTQEQAKDVSDFFASTASDALTGLIMGTTTAEDALKGLIASLAKAALQAALLGEGPLAGLLGGGGGKTGGGGLLGGIFGAIFGAKDGGEIQAFAGGGRVRGPGGPRADKVPAYLSDGEFVVNAAATAKNRAALEAINSGRTPALATMPGAGGGKVNRQVNQISNVFSPTIPITVQASGNQEADAKMTERLTAEMGTLLENKMTEFVQKNQRTGAMLNRKGFV; encoded by the coding sequence ATGGCCGCACTGAAAGGCGGGATTGCTGGCCTTGTGACCGGCTTCTCTGTTGCCGCATTGTCCGGCATCGTGTCATCTGCCCGTGAGATTGCCAAGGGAGTTGCGTCTATAGGCGATGAAGCCCGCCGCGCCGGTCTGTCCACCAAGGCTTTTCAGGAGCTGAAATTCGTTGCGGAACAGAACCGTGTGGGCGTCGATGCTCTCGTGGACGGCTTCAAGGAACTATCCCTACGCGCCGATGAGTTTTATGTGACGGGACAGGGCAGCGGTGCCGACGCCTTCAAGCGTCTAGGGTTCTCCGCCGCCGATCTGAAGCGCAAGCTGCAGGACCCGTCCGCGCTGTTCTCCGAGATCATCGGCAAAATGGGGCAACTCAATAAGGCAGCACAAATCCGCGTTGCCGATGAGATTTTCGGGGGAACCGGAGGGGAGAAATTTGTTCAGCTGATCAGCCAAGGCGAGGAAGGTATTCGGCGCACCGTGGCGCAGGCCAATGAACTAGGGCTTGTTCTCGATGACGAAGTGATTGAGCGTGCGAACGAGATCGACCGGAAATTCAACGCTATCGCCGGGACAGTCGGCACCGCCCTGAAAAAGGCTGTGGTCGATGTCGTCGGGGCGATGGATGACTGGCTGGATCGAATGAACCGGCTGGAGGAGCAGACCGACCGAAACATCCAGTCTCAGCTCGTCGGCACTTATGACAAGCTCCGCGAAGCGAAAAAGCTGCTGGAAGACCTGCAAACCGACAAGATTGCCTTCCCGGAAGATGCCGCCGTTGACCTGAACATCGATAAGCAGAAACAGCTCATCGAAGACCTCACCTCCGAAGCGCTGAAACTCCGCGATATCCTTGACCGGCGCAGCGGCTATTCCGAGAATTTCATCTACAAGACCGGGGAGGACGCCAAGACGGCAAAGCCTCCCGTCGATACCCTGAACACGTCTCTGGACAACAGCGGCACTTCAGCCGCCAACGGTGCCACCGGCATCAACTCGTATGCTGATGCCATCCGTGCCCTGAAAAACGAAGTGCCGGAACTGGCCAAGAGCCTTGCCGATCTGGACGCACAAACCAAGATCAACGGCGCTTATCGTGCCGCCCTGGGCAAGGCTACCACGGTGCAGGAGGTGCTCGAGGCAAACGCGCTGCGTGATCAGGCCACCAAAGCCGTCAAGGGCCGTGGCGCTGCCGAAGCTGCCAACAAAGGCTTCCTCGACCTCATCGGGTACGCAGAAGGCACCGACAAGGGCAGGGGTTATAACGAGACGCTTGCCCGTGGTGCGTTCACAGGCGGGGACCGCAACCTCGTGATGATGACGCTCGACCAGATCGACGCCATGCAGACGGCTATGCTCAGGCACCCCGGTAACAAGTACAATTCCAGCGCAGTGGGCCGTTACCAAATCGTGCAGAAGACCATGCGTGGTTTGCGCGGGACGATGGGGCTTTCCGGTTCCGACATGTTCAGCCCTGACATTCAGGATCGCATGGCACAGCAGCTCATGCGTGGCCGTGGGAACGACCCGGCAGGCCTGCGAAATGAATGGGAGGGCCTACGCAACGTCGATGAGCAGACAATCCGGGGAGCCTATGACGGCAGTTCGGTTTCCATGCCATCCATAGACCCCGGCATTGCGCAGAAGAACGAAGCTCTGAAGGATCAGGCAACCGCCTATCAGGACATCATCACCCAATCCCGCGCTTTCGTGTCGGAACAGACGACGGAACAGCAAGCCCTTGGGATGAGTGCCGTTGCCGCATCGAAGCTCCGTTATGAGCAGCAAATGCTCAATGAGGCGCAACGCGCTGGTATTGCCCTCACGCCCCAGCAGCGTTCGGAGATCAGCCAGCTTGCACAGGGCATGGCCGAAGCCGAGCAAGCAACTCAGCGCTTTGCCATGACGCAGGAGCAAGCCAAGGATGTGAGTGATTTCTTCGCATCGACGGCATCGGACGCGTTGACCGGCCTGATCATGGGAACGACCACCGCCGAAGATGCCCTTAAGGGGCTCATCGCTTCACTGGCCAAAGCTGCGCTGCAGGCGGCACTCCTGGGCGAGGGGCCGCTTGCCGGTCTTCTGGGTGGAGGCGGTGGCAAAACCGGTGGCGGGGGATTGCTGGGCGGTATCTTCGGCGCGATCTTCGGTGCCAAGGATGGCGGGGAAATCCAAGCCTTTGCCGGTGGCGGCAGGGTACGCGGTCCCGGTGGACCCCGTGCCGACAAGGTGCCCGCTTATCTCAGTGATGGTGAGTTCGTGGTGAATGCAGCCGCGACTGCCAAGAACCGCGCCGCTTTGGAGGCCATCAATTCCGGCCGCACTCCCGCGCTGGCTACCATGCCCGGTGCCGGTGGCGGAAAGGTCAATCGACAGGTCAATCAAATCAGCAATGTCTTCTCCCCGACGATCCCGATCACGGTGCAAGCGTCTGGAAATCAGGAGGCCGATGCGAAGATGACCGAACGTCTAACCGCCGAGATGGGCACTCTGCTGGAAAACAAGATGACGGAGTTTGTGCAGAAGAACCAGCGCACTGGTGCGATGTTGAACCGGAAGGGTTTTGTGTGA
- a CDS encoding HNH endonuclease, producing MKTPKLTHERLLELLHYDPETGVFTWRVDRWRGRGMGVLAAAAGSVAGSVNGDGYVCIKIDGENHKAHRLARFYVTGEWPRAMVDHRDLDRSNNRYDNLRNATRGQNRANSTSKNKHGFKGVAKVRGRYMAQIRKDKKNINLGYFDSAAEAGAIYDTAAKGVHGEFARVK from the coding sequence ATGAAGACCCCTAAGCTCACGCACGAACGGCTCCTCGAACTCCTGCATTATGATCCTGAGACCGGCGTCTTCACGTGGCGGGTGGACCGTTGGCGCGGTCGCGGCATGGGCGTCCTTGCCGCCGCTGCCGGGAGTGTGGCCGGATCGGTGAATGGCGATGGCTATGTCTGCATCAAGATCGATGGCGAGAACCATAAGGCACACCGCTTGGCCCGGTTCTACGTAACGGGGGAATGGCCAAGGGCAATGGTCGATCACCGCGATCTGGACCGCTCGAACAACCGCTATGACAATCTCCGCAATGCCACCCGTGGCCAGAACCGCGCCAACTCGACCAGCAAAAACAAACATGGGTTCAAGGGGGTGGCCAAGGTGCGCGGCCGGTACATGGCTCAAATCCGCAAGGACAAGAAGAACATAAACCTGGGTTATTTCGACAGCGCAGCGGAAGCCGGTGCGATCTACGATACTGCCGCCAAGGGTGTTCACGGTGAATTCGCGAGGGTCAAATAA